The genomic interval tgtgtgtgtgtgtgagagagagagagagagacgagttTGGTTTGAAGAGTACCTGAAAATTTAAAGGTGTACTTGATTTCTCCAGTGCCCCGAAAACAAAAGCACAACCCCGGATAGCAAATTCCTGGGTCTTGGCGAAGAAGTATATGGAACATGTTACCTGATGGGAGAGACTTCCACAAAATTAACCAGCAGCCTATGGAAATTACAGTCacgccctgtttagattccaacttttttcttcaaacttccaacttttccgtcacatcgaacttttctacacacacaaacttccaacttttccatcacatcgctccaatttcttcaaacttccaattttagcatgGAACAAAACACAGCCTCAGTGTGATGGTACCAAATCTCAAACAAAATTATTGAGGGAtggaatgcaaaaaaaaaaagaaaaggaaaaaagtaacTCAACCAAGCACCACTGTTGTCAAGAGAAAAATAATACTCAGTAGATGTTTAGCTTCTTGCTGGTCAGAAAATGGATAGCATTACATCTTACCAAGTCATACTCAAAATAGTAACTTGGTATCATTTATCATGGTTGGTTCCACTAGGTCAATAAGTAGAAGAGTGGCATGAAGAGACTAGAAGATGTTATAGTGCCAACTGCAGAATATTAAAATTTCTCACCTTCAAATCCATAGGCAtttgtttcagactttcagcaGAATTCTGAATATTCACAAACTGCACAGTGCCTGCAGCCCTGCGTTTCTCTTTCCTAAATTATCCAATGGCTCTACGGAATCcaataaagaagaaaatgagGACCCTCAGAATTTATCGTCAGGAGCAAACCCTCTTTGAAGCATCTCATCATGAAGCTGGAATGCCTCCTTCGAGTTGCCAGCTGTGACATGACCATTTATCATAGACATGTATGTATATCTATCTGGTTCAATTCCTTTAGCACACATTTTCTCAAAAATCCAACCAGCTTCTTGCACATTACCATGTACAGAAAACCCATTTATGAGCATATTATATGTGACAACATCTGGTTGAACCTTTTCCTTCTCCATCATGTTAAGCAACTTAAAAGCATCGTGCATCTTATCTTCTTTGATATAACCATGGATTAGGGTGTTGTAAGTAATTAAATCAGGTGACACCTTGTTGACCATCATGTTTTGCAAGAACTTCTGCCCCTTTGAAACATTTCCAGACCGGCAATAGCCCTTAATGATGGAATTATATGTCATGATGTTTGGCAAAATGCCCTTATTTATCATTTCATCCAAAAAACCAAATGCATCTTCCACTTGTCCCTTCTCACAGTGACTGTCGATTAGGATACTGTACGTAACATGATTGGGGAAGATTTCACGAGAATGCATATCATCCCATAGATCATTGGCTTTGTCAAGATCACCTTGTCTGCACATTCCGTCGATCAAAGTATTATATGTTACTATGTCTGGCCTCAAACGCTGGTTCAACATTGTGTCAAACAGTTGCAGCGCCTTGTCTAGTTTACCCTCTATGCAATACCCGTGAATCAAAGTTGTGAAGGTACATAAATCTGGTGGAAcccctctctccctcatctCATTCAAAAGCCCTTCTGCATCTAACAACCTGCGCTCTTTACAGAGCCCATTCAACAAAGTATTGTAAGTTACCACATCTGGCAAACATCCACAGCCAACCATCTCATCCCTAACTCTCAGAGCATCTGACATTAACCCAGCCCTACAAAATCCGCCTATTACCATTGTGTAAATCACACCATCGGGTACCAATCCAAAGCACCTCATCTCCCTCAAGTACGCCATCGCATGGTCCATCTTCCCCCTCCTTGCAAACAATCCAATTAAGCAACTAAAGCTCACCAAATCTGGTTTAATACCACGGTGCTGCATCTCCTTGTAAATCTTCAACGCCTCCTCAATCTCCCCAACTCTACAAAATCCCCCAATCAAAATGGTAAAACTCCGAACATCAGGCGCAACACCAAAATCATCCATTTCTTTGAACACTTCCCGTGCTTTATCCCACATCCCACTCCTACATAACCCTTTCAGAACCGAATTATACGTCACAATCCCAGGCTTTAGCCCTTTACTAACCATTGAGTCAACCAACGCCATTGCTGCCTCCGCGTCCCCAGCGCGAAATCTAGCATCAACCATCACATTATGTGTAACCACATCAGGAAAGACACATCTCTTCTCCATCTCGGAGATGACAGCGTCAACCTTGTCGAACTCCAGGGCTTTGCAGTAGTTGTGGACCATTATGTTAAGCGTGTACGTGTTTACctcggagttggaggagaagacAAGGCGGTAGGCGTCCGCGGCGAGATGGGGCCATCCGGcgcgggagagggcggcgagcaGGGcgttggaggcggcggcggggatggggaCGCGGTGGTCGAGGATGAGGCGGAATGCCTCGAAGGCCTCGCGGGGCTTGCGGGACTGGGTGTAGGTGCGGATTAGGAGGTCAAACACCCGCGGCTGCGGGGTgggggaggagccgaggagggaggagacgaTCTCGCGACGGcaggcgccgtggcggcgcgacatgcggaggaggagggactgGCATTCGGAGGCGCgaccggcggccgccgcggccgtcgcggcAGCGGCCAGGTCGGCTGTTGCGGGCTTCCCTCCGCTTCcaccgagggcggcggcgagacctGCCGCCGAGCGTTTGGTGGtttcggcggccgcggcggcggcgaggcgacggggAATCGCCATTGGTGACTCGAGGAGTCGAGGTGTTCGTCCCAATTGGTGAGTGTTACTAACTAAAGCCGTGTTCAAACAAGGAATACGTATTCCGTAGAAATCAAAATAGAGCCACCCTAAACGTAATCACAAAATACGCTTTCGTTCGCGGCTTCCGTGTGCCAAGCTGGAATCCTACTCGGAGCATAGCGAGATCAACTCGGTTTCGACATGGCTTCGGTTTAAGTCGCCAACACGGCCTCGACGTTTCGTGACACAACACGTATCCTTCCTTCCACTTCACCACGATCACGGAGGCGAACATGGCGGCGCTCTCTGCTCCCGGCGCCGGTGCTCCGACGGCCGCGAAGCCTCCACCGCTTTCCTCCCAAGCGCACAACGCGCCGCCGATgaccggcgcggcgcggccggcgagccTTGGCGCTGCTACGGCCGCGACGCCTTCCCCGCCTGTGCAGAACGCGCCACAGATGACCGCCGTGCCGCGCCCGGCGAGCTttggcgccgcggccgcgaggGTTtcatctccttccccttccacGCAGAACGCGCCACAGATGATCGGCGGGCCGCGGCCGGTGAACCTTGGGGCTCCCGTTGCTCGTGGTACGGCCGCAAGGGCTCCCTCGCCTTCTCCGACAATGCAGAGGCAGAACGCGACACCGATGACCGGCGtgccgcggccggcgagcttTGGAGCTTCCGGCGCTGCCGCTACCACCGCTAGGGGTCCTTCGCCATCACTGCCCGTGCAGAACGCTCCGTCGATGAGAGGCGCTATCAGGGCTCCCTGGGCGGCGCCACCAATGCAGGGAGCTTCGCCGGCTGGGATGGTGCCGGCAGGTCAGAGCTCCCACATAGCTGTGACCGGCATCCCGGCCGCACCGTTGCAACACAAGCGGATGCGGAGAGCGCGAGCTGCAATGGCGCAGGCCATGGTTCCGAGGAGCTCTCATACAGCAGTACTGTCCACCGTGAGGCCCCACGCGCCATTGTCGAACGCTCAGGGAGCTCCGTCAATGGCAATGTCGCCGGGCGTTCCGACCATCCCGACTCCGACCGGGAATCCTCACGTGTCGCAGCAACAGAGAGCAGCAATGGCGAGGCACCCCGCTCCGACGAGCTCTCGTGCAATCGGAGCCCCCATCCAGCCCACGGAGCCTCACGCGCCACTGCCGAACACCGGGGGAGAAggagcaccaccaccagcacgcACCATGCCACCGCCATCCTCTCAGGCCGCGACCTCcactcctcccgccgccgcgacgccactgcagcggccgccggcgcaAGCCACCGCTCAGCCGTCGACACAGAGATACTACGTCGGCGTGCAGCGAGACAAGGGCACGGGCAAATGGGCGGCATGCGTGGTCGACCCGTCCAACCCGACCAAGCACCGCCTCGTGGGCGCCTTCCCGGACGagcacgcggcggcgctggcgcacgaccgcctcgacctcgcattccgcggcggcggccaccgcggcgccggcgccaacTTCCGCCCGGCGTTCCACGCCGTGGAGCTGGAGTTCCTCAGGCTGTGCGCGGCCACCTCGTCGCCGGGCTCCCACtgcggcctcgtcgccggcggcgacaagtACGACGAGAAGTACTCCGAATTCCTGCGCAAAATTTACCACGGGGTGATGGACAACTCCCCCTCCTACAAGAAATTCTTCGACGTGATCCTGGATTTCTTCATCGCTCGGGCGAGAGAGATCGGGCGGGAGGCCCTCGAGGACGGCGGGGATATGCTGGTGGAGAGGTTCGTCGCGATGCACAAGAACAAGGCCGTGACGCCGAGGTGGCGTGCGTGGTACCGGAggaaggtggaggaggcgcaTGCGAAACAGGTGGACGCGCAGCAGCGGCTACGGCAGCAGGCCATGGAGGAGGCGCAGGCGAAACAGGTGGCCGCGCAGCAGgagctgcagcagcaggaggcCATGGCGAACAAACGTAAGGTGGCCGAGGCCCAAGACGACCGAGAACACAAGAGGCAAGAACTTGACCCACCACAAACACAATACTTTGACGCGCATGAAGTTGAAAACAAAATTGTTATGCATACGTCCCAACAGTTGGACTCACGTACAATTAAATTTGATCGACGATTATAAACGGTCACAGTGCATTATACATGTTCTCTAAATTGATTTATAGTTGTATGTTTATTTGAGTTGTACAACTGGATCATATGTAGtaccttcgtttcacaatgtaagtcattctagcatttctcacatttatctagattcattaatatcaatataaatgtgaggaATGTTATAATGACtttcattgtgaaaaagagtgAGTATATAAGTATGTATTGGCTTATTGAATGAGATTTGAGATGTGAGAAGATTTTGAGGACACATCTGTACATGACCTTAGCTTTCCGTACACAAAAATGAGAAATGTGAAGATTTTGGAGGCCGCGTTGCTTGCCGCATATTGCTTCTATGCCATCTGAACCGGCGAGACGCTCGAGAAGCTTTTCACGCGACTCCGCCGGAGAGTGCCTGCTctctcgccggcgcggccggcatCGGCGGTGTCTCCTGCCGACGAGGAGtcggagagagaggcggcgaaGTTGGACCACCAGCCGGTCGCCATATCCTCTCGAAAGCACCCTGGAAGGTGAACCGTTCGGATCCTCCCAAATGTCAGGGAAAACCCATGTCAATTCCTCTATGACATGCATGGCCCACTCACGTGGGTCCCAGCTGCACAGTCTAAGAAAGTTCAGTGTATATGTACTGGAGCCTGGAGTACTACTTCACATTTTGGAAGTTCAGTGGTGTGTTTCACAAGAATCATAACGAAGAGCACAGCACATCATGCGTTCCAACTTCCAGTGCTCACATGAAGTTTTGGTGAATTGATTTCTTCCCCCTCATAGCGATTCTCGCAAGGTTCTTCAGATTCCTCTGTCCCTCCgagggggagaaggaggagagatcGATCACTCAACCCAGAAGGAAGCTAGGTGAGTTTCTTCCGCATTTCTCACTGTGTTATTCAGTTCTTGTTTTCCCTAATTCCTAAATAGAagttctttctttctctcatcATGTTTTTCCTTGCCCTCTCCCATTTGCATGCACGTCTGTTGTTTCAGTTATCTGGTTAGGCATTTTTGCGGTCAGATTGGGCATTTCCTTTCTATCCCTAGCTTTGTGCGTTTCTTGGGTTTTGGGGTTTTTTCCCCAAGGTTTATGGTCCTGGCAAACTAATTGCAAGTTGGGTCCAATTGAACTGTCTAGACTCTACACATGGGGATTGTGAAACAAGCATCGAATAACCGAGTTCTGATTGCAACTTTTTTTCCCGTGAAGTCGATTTTTTTTAGGGTCCCTTGTGGACTGTGGTATTGGTCACTGCAAGCGGCTGTCTGGGAGTTGCGAGCAAGCTCAGATTAGAATAGATGGATTTGATTCAGACAGAAAGATGGGTTTTTGTTGGTAGTAAATCCATGATCGAAGTATTGCtttgtttttcttcaattttCAGAACAACCGCATGTTTTATTTGCATCAGTGATAGTTCTGTTCATGATGATacattatcttttttgttattgcAATGTACTAACATTTTATTATTGCAATCATCCATGCACAAATGCACAATGCACCTTCTAAAACACTAACAAGTCTTCCTTTGTGTTCTAGGATGGATTCTGATAGCTGCAAAAGGCGGAAGCATGAAGGCGGTCACGATAGCTCTTCACGGGTCCAGTCCCAGTCAAGCATCCTTAGTCGTAACAGAATTTTGTGTCATCAGTTGCTTGAACAATGCGATGACTTGAAGTATGGGAGCTCCACGAATGATTACAAGGCAATCAGTATGAAGCGGCTTGAACTTATCAGCATCCTACAAAAGCTGCAAGAAGTACCTATCCAGTTGCCATATGCCAGTCCACTCAAGTCATCAGAAACAAATCGCCTTGTGCAAGATGGAAGAAACTCTAGTTGTCGTAATATAATTGACTTGGATTCAGACAATGATGAAGATTATACTTTTGCTAATGTGGACAATATTGGTGCTAACACAACAGTTGTTTTAGTTGATTCTGATGAAGGGGACAGTGTTGCATCCTTTGTAGATGAAAAATCATCTGATTCCAAGCAAAATGCGAATTATATTGAAGAAAGCGTTCTGCCTGAGCAGCATGCCCAACAACAGGAAATCTCCATGCTGGATAATGAAAACATCAGTTCTGAAGCACAAGCAGTTAAGAAAGGAAAGGATAGTATGGACATCAACGATGTTATTTACAACAAGGTGTGCTCAATTATTCCTGAAATTTTATTCTACTAATGTGTATACAAGAATTAAGCAGTTTTATGCATATTACGGGTAAACGGAATCTCATACTACCCCCTGAACCCTGATCCAAAATTAGTCATCCTGGAGTGTGGGCAATCAAAGTTTGAAACCTTTGAGAATAAATAGTTGTTGCATGAAATTTTATCAGTAGTTATGTCACTAAAATTACTTTCAAAAAGCTATAGACGATCTACAAGAAACACAAAAGCaaatctctgttttttttcgttCTCCAAAACTGTCCAGGTTCCTTAAGCTGATTGTAATGGCTGTGCAAGGAAAACTAGTAGTTTTGTGTGGCTGTCTCCTTCAAGTTTGGAGCATCCAGTTAGCAGGCTCCcagtagattttttttgttttccgtTCCCCTGATGACATTTTGGCTTGTAATGAGCTTGTTATCGTTTCTATTAGCAGAACGGGAGAGGGcatccctctctcctcttcaaaaAGAAATATTCTATAAATTTTGCAAACAGAGAGCTATAAAAAGTAATGGCCAAATGTGTGTGGATCGGAGATCGTAACAATACCCAGAATAACTTATATCTTCAACTACAGGGAGTAACTTATAAGAGAGGTGGAAACTAATCATCCTTAGTTTCCATGACCAGCGTATAGCATATACCAGCCTTAAAAGTATGATGTTTGTCTAAACTTATGCTAGTATGACAAAATGTGTTGTTTCAACATTTAAGTTTATACTATTGAATGGCtgaaaattatttatttgatgTCACTCTTGCATTTCAACAGAGTGGTCATGAGGAGATAGGGGAAGAGGAAGCACAAGCTGAAAATGTCCAGATAAAAGGGAACTTAAAGAAAGAGATCATCTCTGTTGCTTCTGATGAACTAGCTTGTGAAGTTATGCACAGTCAGTCACCAACCAATGGAAATTTTGATCAATATGACAACAGCAGCCCAGTTGATGAGCTGGAAGGACTTTGGATGGACATGTCCCTTGCAATGGCATGTTCAAAGGTATACCAttggctttttctttattttttgggAATACGCATAAGATTTGCACACCATTGACTATTGACTCTCTTTATATTCCGATTGTCTCTGTGTTTGGTTTTTGATAGATCAGGATATAACGTACAGTTTCTATGAGAGAAATTACCTCACTGCCTAGATCCCTTAATTGTCTGATAGTTATTTCTGGAAGGTTTTATAACAGTTTTCATGCTCACTCTGAGGAAGTTGTTCTCACTTGGCCTAATCAACTACCGCAGCCATGCAAGTGCATACAACTCCCTGTAGCGGCTGACTGAAATGCAAACAAGGCAGCCGATCAGGCCAACTGTATGAAATTCATACGAGTAATTGTTAATGCACAGGCCTTTATTTAGTATCATTCTGCTGTTTTGCTTGACCGTCAATAAAAAGTTCTGTTTGTTTTATCTCACTTCTCAATTCCTTGCCATTCAGAACATGTAAATTGTAAATGTTTTATCTTTAGTCTTTACCATCACCCTGGAACTGAGTTCCTTCTTTTTAACATGCTCCTTCTACCTTTGCTTTCTGTATGGTTTAGCACCACTTGCCTCTTGTTTACAACTGAGTTCTTTTTAACAATGCTCCTCAATCTTTGCTTATTTCATGGTTTGTAATTACTTTCTTCTTGTTGAATGGCTCACTAACTTAGTTTGCTTCACCAGACTGTTGGAAGCGATCATAACATTGTCCCATCAGAGAATTCTTGTGAACAAGCAGAGGATGAATGCCAGCACGATTTCCTGATGAAAGATGATTTGGGCATTGTCTGTCGTGTTTGTGGTCTGATCCAGCAACgtattgtaaatatttttgAGTACCAGTGGAAAAAGGTATGAAATTTCTGGTCCAAATTATTTTACTATAATTAATTACtgaaaaagaattaaaattaTGACATTTCCAAAATTACTTCATGGTAGCACACATGCTCCATTTATCATCACAACATAAACTAGTTATATTTTGCCTGCTGTCCTGTAGGCTGTAGTCACCTGATTGTTGTTACATACTTTTTCGGGAATATTgctgttacatacttacattcTTAGTGGCCTGTTTACCTAGGGATGAAACAGATTCTCTTATAGAAATGCACATGGAAATCATTTTGCTACTCTTAAACTAAATAGCTCCTTGCCTAGCCTCCTTCTACATTATGTTCCTTCTACATTCCTTCTttttgttcaaaaatatttCTCATTATCTGTTACATGTGTCAGCGGAAGCAATCGTACAGAGCACGTCCCTCAGAACACAGAAATTCTAGTGATGCAGATgcaattgacaaaacttcaggAGCTATTCTCGAAGTGGTCCCTGATGCTCTATGCCTCCACCCTCAACATTCACAGCATATGAAACCTCACCAAGTGGAAGGTTTCAATTTCCTGGTCAAGAACTTGGCAGATGAGAACAACCCTGGTGGCTGTATTCTGGCACATGCACCAGGTTCTGGGAAGACTTTTTTGATAATTAGTTTTGTCCACAGCTTCCTAGCCAAATACCCTGCTGGAAGGCCATTGATTATTCTCCCAAAGGGAATTCTATCAACATGGAGAACCGAATTTCTTCATTGGCAAGTTGATGATATTCCTTTGTATGACTTCTACTCCTCCAAAGCTGACAAACGGTCTGAACAACTCAAAGTTTTGAACTTGTGGGAGGAGAGCAGAAGTATCCTGTTGTTGGGCTATCAACAGTTTGCATGCATAGTTTCTGATCACACTTCTGATACAGAAGCCATCATGTGCCAGGAGAAGTTACTGAAGGTCCCAAGCCTTGTCATTCTAGATGAAGGACACACTCCAAGAAACGAGGAAACAGACTTGCTCACTTCACTGGAAAACATCCGAACTCCTCGTAAATAGTCCTCTCAGGAACCTTGTTCCAGAACCATGTGAGGGAGGTTTTCAACATTTTGAAACTTGTCCGATCCAAATTCTTGAAGATGGACAAATCTCGTGCTATTGTTAACTGCATACTAAGCAAGGTGGACTTGATGGGGAAGAGTGCACGATCAAAGAATATCTCAGATAAGGACTTCTTTGATTTGGTTCAAGAACACCTTCAGAAAGATGGAAATGACAAGATGAGAGCGGTGATTATCCAAAATCTTCGTGAGCTAACTGCAGATGTGCTTCACTATTACCAAGGCAAGCTTTTGGATGAGCTACCTGGAATTGTGGACTTTACAGTTTTTCTCAATATGAGTAGCAAACAGGAACATATTATTAAGGGCTTGGATGGAATAAATAAATTTGCGAAACGCTCGAGATGCAATGCCGTTTCTCTTCATCCATGCTTGAAGAATGCCAATAAAGCTGATGCAGATGATGGAATTTTCACCAATAGGAAGATCGGTTCCATCATATCCGGAATTGATATCAACGACGGGGTGAAGGCCAAGTTTGTACACAATCTGTTGTCTCTTTCAGAAGCCACGGGAGAGAAGGTACTCGTGTTCAGCCAGTATGTGCGCTCTTTGATTTTCTTGGAAAAGCTGGTCAGTAGAATGAAAGGATGGAAATCAGAGGTACATATTTTCAGGGTTACTGGTGGCTCAACTCAGGATCAGCGTGAGCAAGCAGTCCATAGATTCAACAACTCACCAGATGCTAGAGTCTTCTTTGGCTCCATCAAGGCATGTGGCGAGGGCATCTCCCTCATTGGCGCGTCTCGTATAGTGATCTTGGATGTCCATGAGAACCCTTCAGTGATGCGCCAGGCGATTGGCCGTGCCTATAGGCCAGGACAGTCTAAAATGGTGTATTGCTACCGCCTCGTCGCTGCTGATTCGCCTGAGGAGGATGATCACCACACCGCCTTCAAGAAAGAACGAGTGTCGAAGCTGTGGTTCGAGTGGAATGAGCTCTGCAGCAGTGATGATTTTGAGCTCGCAACGGTGGATGTTTCAGATAGCGAGGACAGGTTCCTTGAAAGCCCTGCATTGAAACAAGATATCAAAGCCCTATTAAAAAGGTATATCTCAATGATTAGTATGATTCTGAAGTCTGATTAGATCATAATCTGATCTCCGTccttcacattttttttgtagGTGAATACCATCATTGAATGC from Oryza glaberrima chromosome 3, OglaRS2, whole genome shotgun sequence carries:
- the LOC127768733 gene encoding pentatricopeptide repeat-containing protein At5g01110, translating into MAIPRRLAAAAAAETTKRSAAGLAAALGGSGGKPATADLAAAATAAAAAGRASECQSLLLRMSRRHGACRREIVSSLLGSSPTPQPRVFDLLIRTYTQSRKPREAFEAFRLILDHRVPIPAAASNALLAALSRAGWPHLAADAYRLVFSSNSEVNTYTLNIMVHNYCKALEFDKVDAVISEMEKRCVFPDVVTHNVMVDARFRAGDAEAAMALVDSMVSKGLKPGIVTYNSVLKGLCRSGMWDKAREVFKEMDDFGVAPDVRSFTILIGGFCRVGEIEEALKIYKEMQHRGIKPDLVSFSCLIGLFARRGKMDHAMAYLREMRCFGLVPDGVIYTMVIGGFCRAGLMSDALRVRDEMVGCGCLPDVVTYNTLLNGLCKERRLLDAEGLLNEMRERGVPPDLCTFTTLIHGYCIEGKLDKALQLFDTMLNQRLRPDIVTYNTLIDGMCRQGDLDKANDLWDDMHSREIFPNHVTYSILIDSHCEKGQVEDAFGFLDEMINKGILPNIMTYNSIIKGYCRSGNVSKGQKFLQNMMVNKVSPDLITYNTLIHGYIKEDKMHDAFKLLNMMEKEKVQPDVVTYNMLINGFSVHGNVQEAGWIFEKMCAKGIEPDRYTYMSMINGHVTAGNSKEAFQLHDEMLQRGFAPDDKF
- the LOC127768817 gene encoding vegetative cell wall protein gp1-like, whose product is MAALSAPGAGAPTAAKPPPLSSQAHNAPPMTGAARPASLGAATAATPSPPVQNAPQMTAVPRPASFGAAAARVSSPSPSTQNAPQMIGGPRPVNLGAPVARGTAARAPSPSPTMQRQNATPMTGVPRPASFGASGAAATTARGPSPSLPVQNAPSMRGAIRAPWAAPPMQGASPAGMVPAGQSSHIAVTGIPAAPLQHKRMRRARAAMAQAMVPRSSHTAVLSTVRPHAPLSNAQGAPSMAMSPGVPTIPTPTGNPHVSQQQRAAMARHPAPTSSRAIGAPIQPTEPHAPLPNTGGEGAPPPARTMPPPSSQAATSTPPAAATPLQRPPAQATAQPSTQRYYVGVQRDKGTGKWAACVVDPSNPTKHRLVGAFPDEHAAALALCAATSSPGSHCGLVAGGDKYDEKYSEFLRKIYHGVMDNSPSYKKFFDVILDFFIARAREIGREALEDGGDMLVERFVAMHKNKAVTPRWRAWYRRKVEEAHAKQVDAQQRLRQQAMEEAQAKQVAAQQELQQQEAMANKHFEDTSVHDLSFPYTKMRNVKILEAALLAAYCFYAI